From the genome of Azospira restricta, one region includes:
- a CDS encoding ACT domain-containing protein: MDLLVERVDVWAAPINDKPGGLAEVLAVLRDAGADLQFIIARRAPDTPGKGVVFVTPLLGDREVSAAAQAGFNVTQSLHSLRIMGRDKPGLGAELTQKLATAGINLRGLSASAIGSQFVAYIALDSLADANRAMEILQRG, encoded by the coding sequence ATGGATCTGCTCGTGGAACGCGTGGATGTCTGGGCGGCGCCGATCAACGACAAGCCGGGCGGGCTGGCGGAAGTGCTTGCCGTGCTGCGGGATGCCGGGGCCGACCTGCAATTCATCATCGCCCGCCGGGCGCCGGATACGCCGGGCAAGGGCGTGGTGTTCGTGACGCCGCTGCTGGGCGACCGGGAAGTCAGCGCGGCAGCGCAAGCCGGCTTCAACGTCACCCAGAGCCTGCATTCGCTGCGCATCATGGGCCGCGACAAGCCCGGCCTCGGCGCCGAACTGACGCAGAAGCTCGCCACGGCGGGAATCAACCTGCGCGGCCTGTCGGCTTCGGCGATCGGTTCGCAGTTCGTCGCCTACATCGCGCTCGATTCGCTGGCTGACGCCAACAGGGCAATGGAAATCCTGCAACGCGGCTGA
- a CDS encoding enoyl-CoA hydratase, whose amino-acid sequence MEYTYILTEKKDRVGLITLNRPKQLNALCDGLMDEVGAALADFEADDGIGCIVITGSEKAFAAGADITMMKDFSYMDAYKGDYITRNWEKVKTCRKPVIAAVAGFALGGGCELAMMCDMIFAADTAKFGQPEIKLGILPGAGGTQRLPRAIGKAKAMDMCLTARMIGAEEAERSGLVARVVPADKLVDETLAAAATIASFSLPVVMMIKECVNRAYESSLNEGLLFERREFHAAFALADQKEGMAAFVDKRAAAFKHE is encoded by the coding sequence ATGGAATACACCTACATCCTCACCGAAAAGAAGGACCGCGTCGGCCTGATCACGCTGAACCGGCCGAAGCAGCTGAACGCGCTGTGCGACGGGCTGATGGACGAAGTCGGCGCGGCGCTGGCCGACTTCGAGGCCGACGACGGCATCGGCTGCATCGTCATCACCGGCTCCGAGAAGGCCTTCGCCGCCGGCGCCGACATCACGATGATGAAGGACTTCAGCTACATGGACGCCTACAAGGGCGACTACATCACCCGCAACTGGGAAAAGGTGAAGACCTGCCGCAAGCCGGTCATCGCCGCGGTCGCCGGCTTCGCGCTCGGCGGCGGCTGCGAGCTGGCGATGATGTGCGACATGATCTTCGCCGCCGACACCGCCAAGTTCGGCCAGCCCGAGATCAAGCTCGGCATCCTGCCCGGCGCCGGCGGTACGCAGCGCCTGCCGCGGGCGATCGGCAAGGCGAAGGCGATGGACATGTGCCTCACCGCGCGCATGATCGGCGCCGAGGAAGCCGAGCGTTCGGGCCTGGTCGCCCGCGTCGTGCCGGCCGACAAGCTGGTCGACGAGACCCTGGCGGCTGCCGCCACCATTGCCTCGTTCTCGCTGCCGGTGGTGATGATGATCAAGGAATGCGTGAACCGCGCCTATGAAAGCAGCCTCAACGAGGGCCTGCTCTTCGAGCGCCGCGAGTTCCACGCCGCCTTCGCGCTCGCCGACCAGAAGGAAGGCATGGCCGCCTTCGTCGACAAGCGCGCCGCCGCGTTCAAGCACGAGTAA
- a CDS encoding 3-hydroxybutyryl-CoA dehydrogenase: MQKRKIGVVGAGTMGNGIAQAFAVAGIDVVMSDIGEAQVQRGLATISGSLDRLIKKEKMSAADKDAALARIATTTDMKTLADCDLIIEAATENLDLKLKIFAQLDALAGPDTVLASNTSSISITKLAASTKRADKVIGMHFFNPVPMMALVELIRGLQTSDTTYALAEELSRAVGKTPVQVKNSPGFVVNRLLCPMINEAIFALGEGLATAAEIDEAMKLGANHPIGPLALADLIGLDVQLAVMQVLFEGFKDPKYRPAPLLVEMVEAGYLGRKTGRGFFAY, encoded by the coding sequence ATGCAGAAACGGAAAATCGGCGTCGTCGGCGCCGGCACGATGGGCAACGGCATCGCCCAGGCCTTTGCCGTCGCCGGCATCGACGTGGTCATGAGCGACATCGGCGAAGCGCAGGTGCAGCGCGGCCTGGCTACCATCAGCGGCAGCCTCGACCGGCTGATCAAGAAGGAAAAGATGAGCGCCGCCGACAAGGACGCGGCGCTGGCGCGCATCGCCACCACCACCGACATGAAGACGTTGGCCGACTGCGACCTGATCATCGAGGCCGCCACCGAGAACCTCGACCTCAAGCTGAAGATCTTCGCCCAGCTCGACGCGCTGGCCGGCCCGGACACCGTGCTCGCGTCGAACACCTCGTCGATCTCGATCACCAAGCTCGCCGCCTCGACCAAGCGCGCCGACAAGGTGATCGGCATGCACTTCTTCAACCCGGTGCCGATGATGGCGCTGGTCGAACTGATCCGCGGCCTGCAGACCTCGGACACCACCTACGCGCTGGCCGAGGAGCTGTCGCGCGCGGTCGGCAAGACGCCGGTGCAGGTGAAGAACAGCCCGGGCTTCGTCGTCAACCGCCTGCTCTGCCCGATGATCAACGAAGCCATCTTCGCCCTCGGCGAAGGCCTCGCCACCGCCGCCGAGATCGACGAGGCGATGAAGCTCGGCGCCAACCACCCGATCGGCCCGCTGGCGCTCGCCGACCTGATCGGCCTCGACGTGCAGCTGGCGGTGATGCAGGTGCTGTTCGAGGGCTTCAAGGACCCGAAATACCGCCCCGCCCCGCTGCTCGTCGAGATGGTCGAGGCCGGCTACCTCGGCCGCAAGACCGGCCGCGGCTTCTTCGCCTACTGA
- a CDS encoding radical SAM/SPASM domain-containing protein — protein sequence MSATPITFAPAGQSRVVPRIDRISDPDPIVGDRVELQLLTTLKCNLKCTYCSLGVGEVLGSQNELEYDIDQLAAFVDKHLAGKEVYVTFYGGEPTLNRKMMEEVMRRFPHFRFQLQTNGTLLDDLPDWMLARLSNVLVSIDGGEATTDGYRGKGIYRQVIRNIGLVRDKIGGTVTARVTWGNPATSFEELDELATSEAFDYLYWQFVADEMYAGDSVDKRKAVLVKLIERFFADSDTLYPVVPLMGIVRNKVLPNRGRELYAGLTQCRVSTHLINVMPNGQIYPCPDMMYAHHMQMGEIQGNWLKKSPLQPTPEMPCESCEAFSWCRRNCMKNLYLGYVKNDLRYRGNVVEPICELLKFIGREVDRHDPQAWFARLPVPARQRLVEAEVYDYVEIMP from the coding sequence ATGTCCGCAACCCCCATCACCTTCGCTCCCGCCGGCCAGTCGCGCGTCGTGCCGCGCATTGACCGGATTTCCGACCCCGACCCGATCGTCGGCGACCGCGTCGAGCTGCAGTTGCTGACGACGCTCAAGTGCAACCTGAAATGCACCTATTGCTCGCTCGGCGTCGGCGAGGTCCTCGGCTCGCAGAACGAGCTCGAATACGACATCGACCAGCTCGCCGCCTTCGTCGACAAGCATCTGGCCGGCAAGGAGGTCTACGTTACCTTCTACGGCGGCGAGCCGACGCTGAACCGGAAGATGATGGAGGAGGTGATGCGCCGCTTCCCGCACTTCCGCTTCCAGCTGCAGACCAACGGCACGCTGCTCGACGACCTGCCGGACTGGATGCTGGCGCGGCTCTCCAACGTGCTGGTGTCGATCGACGGCGGCGAGGCGACCACCGACGGCTACCGCGGCAAGGGCATCTACCGCCAGGTGATCCGCAACATCGGGCTGGTCCGCGACAAGATCGGCGGCACCGTCACTGCCCGCGTCACCTGGGGCAACCCGGCCACGAGCTTCGAGGAGCTCGACGAACTGGCGACCAGCGAGGCCTTCGACTACCTCTACTGGCAGTTCGTCGCCGACGAGATGTACGCCGGCGATTCGGTGGACAAGCGCAAGGCGGTGCTGGTCAAGCTGATCGAGCGCTTTTTCGCGGACAGCGACACGCTCTACCCAGTGGTGCCGCTGATGGGCATCGTGCGCAACAAGGTGCTGCCGAACCGGGGCCGCGAGCTGTACGCCGGCCTGACGCAGTGCCGCGTGTCGACGCACCTGATCAACGTCATGCCGAACGGCCAGATCTACCCCTGCCCGGACATGATGTACGCGCACCACATGCAGATGGGCGAGATCCAGGGCAACTGGCTGAAGAAGAGCCCGCTGCAGCCGACCCCGGAGATGCCGTGCGAAAGCTGCGAGGCGTTCTCGTGGTGTCGTCGCAACTGCATGAAGAACCTCTACCTCGGCTACGTGAAGAACGACCTGCGCTACCGCGGCAACGTCGTCGAACCGATCTGCGAGCTGCTCAAGTTCATCGGCCGCGAGGTCGACCGGCACGACCCGCAGGCCTGGTTCGCCAGGCTGCCGGTGCCGGCCCGCCAGCGCCTGGTCGAGGCCGAGGTGTACGACTACGTGGAAATCATGCCCTGA
- a CDS encoding trimeric intracellular cation channel family protein: MTMVDFIYWVGMAAVAVNALTGVLEAERKEVDVLGATFVAVATALGGGTVRDLLLDRNVFWVVDQTYLITAVAVGIGSFFLIRHRRVSPRWFLFPDAIGLALFTVIGTQAALQWHTPWLAASLMGVITGVFGGVVRDVLCNEVPLVMRAGALYATAAWLGALLLIGLQQAGMPDLWASGITMFAILGLRMAAIHFHLTLPSFPAKRDGS, from the coding sequence ATGACGATGGTCGACTTCATCTACTGGGTCGGCATGGCGGCGGTGGCGGTCAACGCGCTGACCGGCGTGCTCGAGGCCGAGCGCAAGGAGGTCGACGTCCTCGGCGCCACCTTCGTCGCCGTCGCCACCGCGCTCGGCGGTGGCACCGTGCGCGACCTGCTGCTCGACCGCAACGTCTTCTGGGTCGTCGACCAGACCTACCTGATCACCGCCGTCGCCGTCGGCATCGGCAGCTTCTTCCTGATCCGCCACCGCCGCGTCTCGCCGCGCTGGTTTCTCTTCCCCGACGCGATCGGCCTTGCGCTGTTTACGGTGATCGGCACACAGGCGGCGCTGCAGTGGCATACGCCGTGGCTGGCCGCCTCGCTGATGGGCGTCATCACCGGCGTCTTCGGCGGCGTCGTGCGCGACGTGCTGTGCAACGAGGTGCCGCTGGTGATGCGCGCCGGCGCGCTCTACGCGACCGCCGCCTGGCTCGGCGCGCTGCTGCTGATCGGCCTGCAGCAGGCCGGCATGCCCGACCTGTGGGCGAGCGGCATCACCATGTTCGCCATCCTCGGCCTGCGCATGGCGGCGATCCACTTCCACCTGACCCTGCCGTCGTTCCCGGCCAAACGGGACGGATCGTAG
- the smpB gene encoding SsrA-binding protein SmpB → MSIANNKKAFHDYFIEEQYEAGIALEGWEVKAIRAGRVQIKESYVVVKDGEIWLLGMHITPLSQASTHVHPDPTRTRKLLLHEREISKLIGKVERAGYTLVPVDLHYTRGRVKAQIGLAKGKKLHDKRAAEQDKDWKREQGRLMKEKAR, encoded by the coding sequence ATGAGCATCGCCAACAACAAGAAGGCCTTCCACGACTATTTCATCGAGGAGCAGTACGAGGCCGGCATCGCGCTCGAAGGCTGGGAAGTGAAGGCCATCCGCGCCGGCCGCGTGCAGATCAAGGAGTCCTACGTCGTCGTCAAGGACGGCGAGATCTGGCTGCTCGGCATGCACATCACGCCGCTGTCGCAGGCCTCGACGCACGTGCACCCGGACCCGACGCGGACGCGCAAGCTGCTGCTGCACGAACGCGAGATCTCGAAGCTGATCGGCAAGGTCGAACGCGCCGGCTACACGCTGGTGCCGGTCGACCTGCACTACACCCGCGGCCGCGTGAAGGCGCAGATCGGCCTGGCCAAGGGCAAGAAGCTGCACGATAAGCGGGCCGCCGAGCAGGACAAGGACTGGAAACGCGAGCAGGGGCGGCTGATGAAGGAAAAGGCGCGCTGA
- a CDS encoding type II toxin-antitoxin system RatA family toxin, whose amino-acid sequence MALVEKSVLIEHSAQQMFDLVDRVEDYPQFLPWCNRTELKFRDATKTAATLFINYHSVKSHFTTENEKDAQASPLLMKIHLVDGPFRRLEGVWRFKPLAEHACKIEFELAYEFSSRLFEKVIGPVFSTIANTFVDAFVKRAAQVYGAKG is encoded by the coding sequence ATGGCCCTGGTCGAGAAATCGGTGCTGATCGAGCACTCCGCGCAACAGATGTTCGACCTCGTCGACCGCGTCGAGGACTACCCGCAGTTCCTCCCGTGGTGCAACCGCACCGAACTGAAATTCCGCGACGCGACGAAGACGGCGGCGACGCTGTTCATCAACTACCACAGCGTCAAGTCGCACTTCACCACCGAGAACGAGAAGGACGCGCAGGCGTCGCCGCTGCTGATGAAGATCCACCTCGTCGACGGCCCGTTCCGCCGGCTGGAGGGCGTCTGGCGCTTCAAGCCGCTGGCCGAGCATGCCTGCAAGATCGAGTTCGAGCTGGCCTACGAGTTTTCCAGCCGACTGTTCGAAAAGGTCATCGGGCCGGTATTCAGCACAATCGCAAACACCTTCGTCGACGCCTTCGTCAAGCGCGCGGCGCAGGTCTATGGAGCCAAGGGATGA
- a CDS encoding RnfH family protein, whose protein sequence is MKIEVVYALPHKTELVRLELAEGSTVQQAVEASGLLAKYPEIDVRKNKFGIYAKLAKADAVLRDRDRIEIYRPLIADPKEVRKQRAAEGKVMKKGAGDEAGAAE, encoded by the coding sequence ATGAAGATCGAGGTCGTCTACGCGCTGCCGCACAAGACGGAACTGGTGAGGCTTGAGCTGGCGGAGGGCAGCACCGTGCAGCAAGCGGTCGAGGCCTCGGGGCTGCTCGCCAAGTACCCGGAAATCGACGTCAGGAAGAACAAGTTCGGCATCTACGCCAAGCTCGCGAAGGCCGACGCCGTACTGCGCGACCGCGACCGCATCGAGATCTACCGGCCACTGATCGCCGACCCGAAGGAGGTACGCAAGCAGCGCGCGGCCGAGGGCAAGGTGATGAAGAAGGGCGCCGGCGACGAGGCCGGCGCGGCGGAGTAG
- a CDS encoding DUF4124 domain-containing protein, whose product MRPLPPSRIALLAVLLASLPVQAQIYQYKDASGRTVISDRPPPAGKAPAKTIPGPADAGGDSAPAANGAAAAPKSLADRELEFKKRQQEQKEAAEKAQKEAANKAARKDDCERAQRQLQVLESGERVVTRDAQGERVYIEDSQRAAEIDRARKFVADNCK is encoded by the coding sequence ATGAGACCGCTCCCGCCGTCGCGCATCGCCCTGCTTGCCGTCCTCCTCGCCAGCCTCCCGGTGCAGGCCCAGATCTATCAGTACAAGGATGCGTCCGGGCGGACGGTGATCTCGGATCGCCCGCCGCCCGCGGGCAAGGCACCGGCGAAGACGATCCCGGGCCCGGCCGACGCCGGTGGCGACAGCGCGCCGGCGGCGAACGGCGCCGCAGCGGCGCCGAAATCGCTCGCCGACCGCGAGCTGGAGTTCAAGAAGCGCCAGCAGGAGCAGAAGGAGGCCGCCGAGAAGGCGCAGAAGGAGGCCGCCAACAAGGCTGCGCGCAAGGACGATTGCGAGCGCGCGCAGCGTCAGCTGCAGGTTCTCGAGTCGGGCGAGCGCGTCGTCACCCGGGACGCCCAGGGCGAGCGCGTGTATATCGAGGACAGCCAGCGCGCCGCCGAGATCGACCGCGCGCGCAAGTTCGTCGCCGACAACTGCAAGTAG
- the guaB gene encoding IMP dehydrogenase has product MRVIQKALTFDDVLLVPAHSAILPRDVSLKTRLTRNITLNLPLVSAAMDTVTESRLAIALAQEGGIGIVHKNLKPKAQATEVAKVKRFESGVLKDPITITATMTVRDVLALTRTHRISGLPVLDGKIVVGIVTNRDLRFETNLDQPVGNIMTPRDRLITVKEGSSPEEAKALMHKNRLERVLVVNDAFELRGLVTVKDILKSTEHPDAAKDGHGRLLVGAAIGVGAGTEERAELLAEAGVDVIVVDTAHGHSQGVLDRVQWVKRNFPNVEVIGGNIATATAARALMDMGADGVKVGIGPGSICTTRIVAGVGVPQISAVHNVAEALKGTGVPLIADGGIRYSGDIAKAIAAGANAVMLGGLLAGTEEAPGEVELYQGRSYKSYRGMGSIGAMAAGAADRYFQDNTANVDKLVPEGIEGRVPYKGSALAVIHQLMGGLRSSMGYLGCSTIEQMHERAEFVEITSAGVRESHVHDVQITKEAPNYHVD; this is encoded by the coding sequence ATGCGTGTAATCCAAAAGGCGTTGACGTTCGACGACGTCCTTCTCGTTCCCGCCCACTCTGCCATCCTCCCGCGCGACGTCAGCCTGAAAACCCGCCTGACGCGCAACATCACGCTGAACCTGCCGCTGGTGTCCGCCGCCATGGACACCGTCACCGAATCCCGCCTCGCCATCGCGCTGGCGCAGGAAGGCGGCATCGGCATCGTGCACAAGAACCTGAAGCCGAAGGCGCAGGCCACCGAAGTGGCGAAGGTGAAGCGCTTCGAGTCGGGCGTGCTGAAAGACCCGATCACCATCACCGCGACGATGACCGTCCGCGACGTGCTGGCGCTGACCCGCACGCACAGGATCTCCGGCCTGCCGGTGCTCGACGGCAAGATCGTCGTCGGCATCGTCACCAACCGCGACCTGCGCTTCGAGACCAACCTCGACCAGCCGGTCGGCAACATCATGACCCCGCGCGATCGCCTGATCACGGTGAAGGAGGGCAGCAGCCCCGAGGAGGCCAAGGCGCTGATGCACAAGAACCGCCTCGAGCGCGTGCTGGTCGTCAATGACGCCTTCGAGCTGCGCGGCCTGGTCACCGTCAAGGACATCCTCAAGTCCACCGAGCACCCGGACGCCGCCAAGGACGGCCACGGCCGCCTGCTGGTCGGCGCCGCGATCGGCGTCGGCGCCGGCACCGAGGAGCGCGCCGAGCTGCTGGCCGAGGCCGGCGTCGACGTAATCGTCGTCGACACTGCGCACGGCCACTCGCAGGGCGTGCTCGACCGCGTGCAGTGGGTCAAGCGCAATTTCCCGAACGTCGAGGTGATCGGCGGCAACATCGCCACCGCCACCGCCGCCCGCGCGCTGATGGACATGGGCGCCGACGGCGTCAAGGTCGGCATCGGCCCGGGCTCGATCTGCACCACCCGCATCGTCGCCGGCGTCGGCGTGCCGCAGATTTCCGCGGTGCATAACGTCGCCGAGGCGCTGAAGGGCACCGGCGTGCCGCTGATCGCCGACGGCGGCATCCGCTACTCGGGCGACATCGCCAAGGCGATCGCCGCCGGCGCCAACGCCGTCATGCTCGGCGGCCTGCTCGCCGGCACCGAGGAAGCGCCGGGCGAGGTCGAGCTCTACCAGGGCCGCTCATACAAGTCGTATCGCGGCATGGGCTCGATCGGCGCAATGGCCGCCGGCGCCGCCGACCGCTACTTCCAGGACAACACCGCCAACGTCGACAAGCTGGTCCCCGAGGGCATCGAGGGCCGCGTGCCCTACAAGGGCTCGGCGCTGGCGGTGATCCACCAGCTGATGGGCGGCCTGCGCTCGTCGATGGGCTACCTCGGCTGCAGCACGATCGAGCAGATGCACGAGCGTGCCGAGTTCGTCGAGATCACCTCGGCCGGCGTCCGCGAGTCGCATGTACACGATGTGCAGATCACCAAGGAAGCACCGAACTACCACGTGGATTGA
- the guaA gene encoding glutamine-hydrolyzing GMP synthase produces the protein MAHQKILILDFGSQVTQLIARRVREQQVYCELHPFDVSDQFVRDFKPAGIILSGGPNSVYEALEWKAPQAVFELGVPVLGICYGMQTMAQQLGGKVESSGKREFGYAEIRARGHSELFKGLQDRTNDEGHGLLDVWMSHGDKVTELPAGFKVIASTESCPVAAMADETRKFYAVQFHPEVTHTLKGKEMIARFVHEICGCGHDWNMPDYVNEAIEKVRAQVGKEEVILGLSGGVDSSVVAALLHRAIGDQLTCVFVDNGLLRLNEAEQVMQTFARNLGVKVIHVDATAQFMGHLAGVSDPEQKRKIIGREFVEVFQAEAKKLPNAKWLAQGTIYPDVIESAGAKTGKAHAIKSHHNVGGLPETLNLKLLEPLRELFKDEVRELGIALGLPHEMVYRHPFPGPGLGVRILGEVKKEFADLLRRADAIFIDELRAADWYDKTSQAFAVFLPVKSVGVMGDGRTYEYVVALRAVQTQDFMTAHWAELPHSLLGKVSNRIINEVRGINRVVYDISGKPPATIEWE, from the coding sequence ATGGCTCACCAGAAGATCCTCATCCTCGATTTCGGCTCCCAGGTCACCCAGCTGATCGCCCGCCGCGTGCGCGAGCAGCAGGTCTATTGCGAACTGCACCCGTTCGACGTCTCCGACCAGTTCGTCCGCGACTTCAAGCCGGCCGGGATCATCCTCTCCGGCGGCCCGAACTCGGTCTATGAGGCGCTGGAATGGAAGGCGCCGCAGGCAGTGTTCGAGCTCGGCGTGCCGGTGCTCGGCATCTGCTACGGCATGCAGACGATGGCCCAGCAGCTCGGCGGCAAGGTCGAGAGCTCGGGCAAGCGCGAGTTCGGCTACGCCGAGATCCGCGCCCGCGGCCATTCCGAGCTGTTCAAGGGCCTCCAGGATCGGACCAATGACGAGGGCCACGGCCTGCTCGACGTGTGGATGAGCCACGGCGACAAGGTCACCGAGCTGCCGGCCGGCTTCAAGGTCATCGCCAGCACGGAATCGTGCCCGGTGGCGGCGATGGCCGACGAGACCCGCAAGTTCTACGCCGTCCAGTTCCACCCGGAAGTCACACACACGCTCAAGGGCAAGGAGATGATCGCCCGCTTCGTGCACGAGATCTGCGGCTGCGGCCACGACTGGAACATGCCGGACTACGTGAACGAGGCGATCGAGAAGGTGCGCGCCCAGGTCGGCAAGGAGGAAGTGATCCTCGGCCTGTCCGGCGGCGTCGATTCGTCGGTCGTCGCCGCGCTGCTGCACCGCGCGATCGGCGACCAGCTGACCTGCGTCTTCGTCGACAACGGCCTGCTGCGCCTGAACGAGGCCGAGCAGGTGATGCAAACGTTTGCCCGCAACCTCGGGGTCAAGGTCATCCACGTCGATGCCACCGCGCAGTTCATGGGCCATCTAGCCGGCGTTTCGGATCCCGAGCAAAAGCGCAAGATCATCGGCCGCGAGTTCGTCGAGGTCTTCCAGGCCGAAGCCAAGAAGCTACCGAACGCCAAGTGGCTGGCGCAGGGCACGATCTACCCGGACGTGATCGAGTCGGCCGGCGCCAAGACCGGCAAGGCGCACGCGATCAAGAGCCACCACAACGTCGGCGGCCTGCCGGAGACGCTGAACCTGAAGCTCCTCGAGCCGCTGCGCGAACTGTTCAAGGACGAGGTACGCGAACTCGGCATCGCGCTCGGCCTGCCGCACGAGATGGTCTACCGCCACCCGTTCCCCGGCCCGGGTTTGGGCGTGCGCATCCTCGGCGAAGTGAAGAAGGAGTTCGCCGACCTGCTGCGCCGGGCGGATGCCATCTTCATCGACGAGCTGCGCGCCGCCGACTGGTACGACAAGACCAGCCAGGCCTTCGCCGTCTTCCTGCCGGTGAAGTCGGTCGGCGTCATGGGCGACGGCCGCACCTACGAATACGTCGTCGCGCTGCGCGCCGTGCAGACGCAGGACTTCATGACCGCGCACTGGGCCGAGCTGCCGCATTCGCTGCTGGGGAAGGTGTCCAATAGAATTATTAATGAAGTCAGGGGTATCAACCGCGTCGTCTACGACATCTCGGGCAAGCCGCCGGCGACGATCGAGTGGGAGTAA
- a CDS encoding DUF3079 domain-containing protein, which produces MAKKFPLHPRHPERICWGCDKYCAADALACGNGSGRTQHPAELLGEDWYKWGDWGIDVEAEKTNPTPDPS; this is translated from the coding sequence ATGGCGAAGAAATTTCCCCTGCACCCCAGGCATCCCGAGCGCATCTGCTGGGGTTGCGACAAATATTGCGCTGCCGATGCGCTCGCCTGCGGCAATGGTTCCGGCCGTACCCAGCACCCCGCCGAGCTGCTCGGCGAGGACTGGTACAAGTGGGGCGACTGGGGGATCGACGTCGAGGCAGAGAAGACCAACCCGACGCCCGACCCCTCTTGA
- a CDS encoding SulP family inorganic anion transporter: protein MKFIFRPKLLDCLPGYGRAQFGKDLASGITVGVLALPLAMAFAIASGCSPTAGIWTAIIAGFLTAALGGSRVQIGGPTGAFIPIVYGIVAAHGFVNLLGATMLAGAFLLAMGIARMGQLIRFIPVTVVIGFTNGIAVVIFMAQIKDFFGLKIDALPAEFFARIKTLAAHAHTVDLPTLGLAVASLLFLLFYNRLAQWFAPLRRAPGPLAVLVVGTLAAWLFELPVETIGSRFNGIPQELPAVGLPPLSIHDFGKLISPAITIALLGAIESLLSARVADGQIDDRHDPNQELIAQGLSNIAAPLFGGFAATGAIARTTTNVRTGGRTPIAGMIHAGVLLAIVLVAAPLAYYVPLATLSAIVMVVAINMGEWHEFLELRRYTNNYRIILLATFFVTVIFDLTIAVELGMVLACLAFIYRMSELTRIERLPLDEEAMEPCFLYPDGTMRVAAWQLYGSLFFGAVNKLEELLDPAAGHPEIVVLDMTRLVQLDTTGLEGLENLLQKLKTRNCTLLVCGLNAQPGSLLRRSGFLGHLDAGNVCADLDAALARARSLLPDLMGGGEDDY from the coding sequence ATGAAATTCATCTTCCGCCCCAAGCTCCTCGACTGCCTGCCGGGCTACGGCCGCGCGCAATTCGGCAAGGACCTCGCTTCGGGCATCACCGTCGGCGTGCTGGCGCTGCCGTTGGCCATGGCCTTCGCGATCGCCAGCGGCTGTTCGCCGACCGCCGGTATCTGGACGGCGATCATCGCCGGCTTCCTGACCGCCGCGCTCGGCGGTTCGCGGGTGCAGATCGGCGGCCCGACCGGCGCCTTCATCCCGATCGTCTACGGCATCGTCGCCGCACACGGCTTCGTGAACCTGCTCGGCGCGACCATGCTCGCCGGCGCCTTCCTGCTGGCGATGGGCATCGCGCGCATGGGGCAGCTGATCCGCTTCATCCCGGTGACGGTGGTGATCGGTTTCACCAACGGCATCGCGGTGGTGATCTTCATGGCGCAGATCAAGGATTTCTTCGGCCTGAAGATCGACGCGCTGCCGGCCGAGTTCTTCGCGCGCATCAAGACGCTGGCGGCGCACGCCCACACCGTCGACCTGCCGACGCTCGGGCTGGCCGTCGCCTCGCTGCTCTTCCTGCTCTTCTACAACCGTCTCGCGCAGTGGTTCGCGCCGCTGCGCCGGGCACCCGGACCGCTGGCGGTGCTCGTCGTCGGCACGCTCGCCGCGTGGCTGTTCGAGCTGCCGGTGGAAACCATCGGCAGCCGCTTCAACGGCATCCCGCAGGAACTGCCGGCCGTCGGCCTCCCGCCGCTGTCGATCCACGACTTCGGCAAGCTGATCTCGCCGGCGATCACCATCGCGCTGCTCGGCGCGATCGAGTCGCTGCTCTCGGCGCGTGTCGCCGACGGCCAGATCGACGATCGCCACGACCCCAACCAGGAGCTGATCGCGCAGGGGCTCTCGAACATCGCGGCGCCGCTGTTCGGCGGCTTCGCCGCCACCGGCGCCATCGCCCGCACGACGACCAACGTCCGCACCGGCGGCCGCACGCCGATCGCCGGCATGATCCACGCCGGCGTGCTGCTGGCGATCGTGCTGGTCGCCGCGCCGCTCGCCTATTACGTGCCGCTGGCGACGCTGTCGGCGATCGTCATGGTCGTCGCCATCAACATGGGGGAGTGGCACGAGTTCCTCGAGCTGCGCCGTTACACCAACAACTACCGCATCATCCTGCTCGCCACCTTCTTCGTGACGGTGATCTTCGACCTCACCATTGCCGTCGAGCTGGGCATGGTGCTGGCGTGCCTGGCCTTCATCTACCGCATGTCGGAGCTGACCCGGATCGAGCGCCTGCCGCTCGACGAAGAGGCGATGGAGCCGTGCTTCCTGTACCCGGATGGCACGATGCGCGTCGCCGCGTGGCAGCTCTACGGCTCGCTGTTCTTCGGCGCGGTGAACAAGCTCGAGGAGCTGCTCGACCCGGCGGCGGGCCACCCGGAGATCGTCGTCCTCGACATGACGCGCCTGGTGCAGCTCGACACGACCGGCCTGGAGGGGCTGGAGAACCTGCTGCAGAAACTGAAGACGCGCAACTGCACGCTGCTCGTCTGCGGCCTCAACGCGCAGCCGGGCTCGCTGCTGCGCCGCTCCGGCTTCCTCGGTCACCTCGACGCAGGCAACGTCTGCGCCGACCTCGACGCTGCGCTCGCCCGCGCGCGCAGCCTGCTGCCGGACTTGATGGGCGGCGGCGAAGATGACTACTGA